CCTTTACTACCTGCACAGCGACCATCTTGGCTCCACCAGCCTGGCCACAACCACAAGTGGCGCGGTGGTAGGCGGCAGCACGGCCCGCTACTATCCCTTCGGCGACTGGCGCACCGAACCCACCGCCAACCTGACCGACCGGGGCTTCACCGGCCACATGCACAACAACCTGGGGACGGGGGCGGAAGACATTGGGCTGGTATACATGGCGGCGCGTTGGTATTCGCCCACATTAGGCAGATTCATCAGCGCGGACACCATTGTACCCAACCCCGCCAACCCCCAATCCCTGAACAGGTACAGCTATGTAAGAAATTCACCCCTTAATATGATCGATCCGACAGGCCACCGTGAATGCGATGATCCGCCAGCTTGTGAAGCTGGTGGTCCTTACAAGCCTCCACCAGCATCACCTCCTTCTCTAGGAGATCCTTTGGAGGGCTTTTATGATATAGGATTCGACTATGATCCTGATCCAACACGGCCAGCACCAGAAGAAGGCAAACCACCTAGTTATCATAATGGTGTCGATCTTGGCAATGACAAAGATACTCCCGATGATCTTCTTGCGATTGCTGTTGGGCGAGTCCGCGTTGCAGATGCTTGTACAGTAGACATTATCCTAAATAAGATCGAGCAGGTTAATGGTCTCAACTGCATGACGGAATGAAACACGTAAATTGTGTAAACCGCAGGCTATGGCCATGACCAGGTCGTCAAAACTTGTTTTCCAATTACGTAAAACATCCTTAACAATCCGGCACCGCTTGACGCCAGCTATCACGTTTTCCACAATGATACGTCCAGAAGCGATAGCCTTATTCAAAAAGCGGTCGGCGGTTGACAGGTCTTTGCCACGGGCCTTTTTCTTGGGTTGCACAATGATGATGTTATCTTGTTCATACCCCTGAAAGCCGGTATCTTGTTCAACGACGGCATGGTCAGGGAAAGATAATGCCGCCTCATCAGCTATCTTTTTGTCATGTTTACTGCCCGGGACGGTTTTGCTGAGAAACCAGACACGCCGATTATCAGGATGAACAACCAGATGATTTTTGACCGAATGACACTTCTTTTTGCCACTATAGTACACTTCCTGGTTCTTTTTGGGCCGCTGTCGTCGTCTCTCAGTCCCATCTTGCGTGAACGTCAGGGTCTCACATTGCGCCAATACCTGCGCCAGTTGTTGTCCATCTCGTTCGGGTAGGTGTCCCATTTGTTGCAAAGCCTCTTTGAGAACATCGGCGGTGCGTTGAATGAGGCGGTTGGCCTGACTTTGACTAAGCCCAAACATAAATGCTTGCAATTCCTGGATGGGATAGAGTTTCATATACATCAGGATGAATAGCAACCGGTCGGACATCAATTCAAGACCCAGTTTCCGACCACCGCCTGCTTTGCGTTTTCGATTTAGGCGTCTACTGGCTCTTTTTCTTTCGTCGGCTTGCCAGGTATTGTCAAAAGCAACGAGTAACTCCAGAAACTCTGCTTCATCTAATCCTGTGAAGGCTTGCAGCAGTTTCGGCTCTTTTTGTAGATTACTGTATGATAACATCAGGTAGCACCTCTTTTTCTTTGATTTCCGGCTGATTTTACAGCCCTTTGGTGCTACTTTTTATTTTGGATAATGTCTAGTTTGTGGATACAGTGACTCTACAAATGCAAACTTCGGCACGGGAAATGTCGTCATCATAGAATATGTTTATGATGTTATCCCTGCAAATATACGTGATGCCTTGGGATTAGAGAGAGGGGAGTCGGTGTATGTTCAATATCAGCACCTTGCTTCCATAGATGAATCTATCACTATTGGCCAAGTGGTTCAATTGGGGGATGTGGTTGGACAATATGGCGACACAGGTAGATCAGATGGCGCTCATCTTCACCTTGAAGTACATATGGGAACCGCCGGAGCTTTAGGAAGAGGATCAAACGTGACGAATGAAGACTCTTATAATACCCACGTTACGGCATGGCACGAACTGTCTCTTGTTGATCCAAGACTAATTTGGAATATCCCATAATCATCTGATTAGAGGGTTTCCCTTCATTTTGCGTAAGGATTTGATCCAGCCTCGCTGAATAATATGACAAGTACGCTCAAAAAAGCGATTTTGCCAGGTAGGTGAAAATTATGAACAGTCTGCAAGCAACAATAAAACATCATATTAAATATCTGTCAGGTTTAAATGAAACGACACCTTTGTATTTATTTGTATTCCTTTACATTTTGTTGGCTGGCTGCCAAAGCGCAACACAAAGTGAAGTTCAGCCTGCCACGATGCTGCCCACTGCTATTCAGACAGTAGCTCCTGTTGAAACGCCGCAAACAATCGCTGCTGCCACTATTCCCATAGCTTCTGTTACCCCCACTCAGCAGATGACAAGGCCCACACCGGATCCGGATAAAGAAGGGGAACCAGAATCAGTGACGTTGGAATTAGCCACACCGTCCCCCGTATCCTTCGAAGAAGATGGTATGTTTCTTTATGGGGCGACGATTAATGACGAAGACCACATTTATGCGCTTCAGCCAGGTGGCAGCAGCCGTTTTATCACAAAGGGAATAATGCTGTACGGACAGGCTATTTCTCCTGATGGGACAAAGATCGTTGTAGATGCAAATCCTTTATCACAGCAGCCCTCCTTACCAGAAAATGTGTTTATTTTTGACGTGGAAACGGGGGAAATATCGCCCTTCAACTTTTTAGGAGTGCCACCTTTCAAAGTGTTCTGGTCTGATGATGGTTCTTCCATTCTGTACCTTGCCCGGCATGATGAAGCGTCTCCTGATCAGTTGGTTGTATATGATGTGGTTTCCGGTGAAAACAGGGTTCTGGTTGAAATGGAAAAGATTCTCTTTACATCGGGATGGGCGGTAGACGGGCAAACCGTCGCTTATGTAGCTGATGTCGGAGGGCAATACGATCTTTTTACGATAAACAGTGAAACGCTTGAACAACAACAGTTAACCGATGATCCTGACATTGAGACGATGGTTCTTTGGTCTCCTTCTTCGTTACAATTGTTAGTTGGCGTCAAGCCGAATAGCGAGTCTCCTTTTGAAATGTGCCATGGGGCATCGAGAATCTATATCTTGTCGAAACAGAAAGCGGTAATTGGCAACTACTCACTGATGAGTTTCTCACCTCGGAATCGGTTTCCTGGTCTCCTGATGGCAAGCAAATCGCGCTTTGGAATGAAGGTCTGCTTTGCATCAAAAATCTGGAAACCATGACCGAGGTATGCCCCCTGACAAATATTTCACCGTTCGCCCCCCCCCCCCCCCCCCCCCCCCCCCCACCCCCCCCCCCCCCCCCCCCCCCCCCCCCCCACCCCCCCCCCCCCCCCCCCCCCCCCCCCCCCCCCCCCCCCCGCCCCCCCCCCCCCCCCCCCCCCCCCGCCCCCCCCCCCCCCCCCCCCCCCCCCCCCACGCCCCCCCCCGCCCCCCCCCCCCCCCCCCCCCCCCCCCCCCCCCCCCCCCCCCCCCCCCCCCCCCCCCCCCCCCCCCCCCCCCCCCCCCCCCCCCCCCCCACCCCCCCCCCCCCCCCCCCCCCCCCCCCCCCCCCCCCCCCCCCCCCCCCCCCCCCCCCCCCCCCCCCCCCCCCGCCCCCCCCCCCCCCCCCCCCCCGCCCCCCCCCCCCCCCCCCCCCCCCCCCCCCCCCCCCCCCCCCCCCCCCCCCCCCCCCCCCCACCCCCCCCCCCCCCCCCCCCCCCCCCACCCCCCCCCCCCCCCCCCCCCCCCCACCCCCCCCCCCCCCCCCCCCCCCCCCCCCCCCCCCCCCCCCCCCCCCCCCCCCCCCCCCCCCCCCCCCCCCCCCCCCCCCCCCCCCCCCCCCCCCCCGCCCCCCCCCCCCCCCCCCCCCGCCCCCCCCCCCCCCCCCCCCCGCCCCCCCCCCCCCCCCCCCCCCCCCCCCCCCCCCCCAACCCCACCCCCCCCCCCCCGGGGAAACCACACCCCGCCTCCCCC
This genomic stretch from Candidatus Leptovillus gracilis harbors:
- a CDS encoding RHS repeat-associated core domain-containing protein encodes the protein MGKPKLWRICTAPHASNRCTYTNRNTAPLEQRLDLRYVYDDVGNLTTILDKMNSDQVQTFGYDHLNRLTSAATNAAGGGQYTHTYAYNTLGNLTSYNGAGYTYGSSLHKHAVTAAHGVTFSYDANGNLTFRNAAGSANDHAQNFNVENELASVVNNGSTTTFTYDAAGIRVKTVRPSGKASYFPFPGYEEEVNGSITTRRITYAVAGQSVALRVQVVGGSNTLYYLHSDHLGSTSLATTTSGAVVGGSTARYYPFGDWRTEPTANLTDRGFTGHMHNNLGTGAEDIGLVYMAARWYSPTLGRFISADTIVPNPANPQSLNRYSYVRNSPLNMIDPTGHRECDDPPACEAGGPYKPPPASPPSLGDPLEGFYDIGFDYDPDPTRPAPEEGKPPSYHNGVDLGNDKDTPDDLLAIAVGRVRVADACTVDIILNKIEQVNGLNCMTE
- a CDS encoding transposase, with amino-acid sequence MLSYSNLQKEPKLLQAFTGLDEAEFLELLVAFDNTWQADERKRASRRLNRKRKAGGGRKLGLELMSDRLLFILMYMKLYPIQELQAFMFGLSQSQANRLIQRTADVLKEALQQMGHLPERDGQQLAQVLAQCETLTFTQDGTERRRQRPKKNQEVYYSGKKKCHSVKNHLVVHPDNRRVWFLSKTVPGSKHDKKIADEAALSFPDHAVVEQDTGFQGYEQDNIIIVQPKKKARGKDLSTADRFLNKAIASGRIIVENVIAGVKRCRIVKDVLRNWKTSFDDLVMAIACGLHNLRVSFRHAVETINLLDLI
- a CDS encoding peptidoglycan DD-metalloendopeptidase family protein is translated as MYVQYQHLASIDESITIGQVVQLGDVVGQYGDTGRSDGAHLHLEVHMGTAGALGRGSNVTNEDSYNTHVTAWHELSLVDPRLIWNIP